Genomic window (Candidatus Vicinibacter proximus):
ACAGATTTTGACCAATCTCTAAACCCAAAGCATAAAGATCTGGGTCTGGTGACTGACTGTGCTTCGTGTCATACCACACAACCCGGATGGAGTCCGGCGAGATTTGACATCCATAATAATTTCTACGTACTTCAAGATGCACATGCTTTAATTGCAAATGACTGTAAAGCCTGCCATAATGGGAATTATCAAAACACTCCTAATACCTGTGTGGGATGTCATTTGGCAGATTACAACAACACGAAGGACCCAAATCACATTGCCGCTCAATTCCCAAATGATTGTGCCAGTTGCCATAATCAAAAAGCCTGGGAACCTTCTACTTTTGATCATGATACCAGATATTTCCCGGTTTATAGTGGAAAACATAAGGGGGTATGGAATCAATGCATAGAATGTCATACCAATCCATCCAATTACCAACAATACAGTTGCACAGTCTGCCATATAAATCCGGAGACAGATGAAGATCACAAAATGGTTGGTGGATATTATTATCAAAATGATGCTTGTCTTGCATGCCACCCTACAGGAGACGCAGATTTTAAATTCGATCACAATGCTACCGGATTTCCATTAACTGGAGCTCACCAGCTTGTGAATTGTCAAGAATGCCACAGTAAGGGTTTCAAGGGAACCTCTACGGTTTGTGTGGATTGTCATCAAATGGATTTTGATCAATCTGCCAATCCAAAGCACAAGAATTTGGGATTCCCAACAGACTGTGCTTCTTGTCATACTACCCAGGCAGGATGGATGCCGGCACGGTTTGATATACACAGTAATTACTACGTCCTTGATGGCGCACATGTCGCAATTGCAAATGATTGTAAAGCTTGTCATAAAGGTGATTATAATAACACGCCAAACACCTGTGCGGGATGCCATCAAGAGAATTACAACAATTCATTAGACCCAAATCATAAAGATTTGATGCTTTCTACAGATTGTGCTACCTGCCACACCACTGCTCCGGGTTGGGCGCCAGCCAGGTTTGATGTCCACAATAACTATTACCCATTGAATGGCGCACATGCAAAAATTGCAAATGACTGCGTGATGTGCCATAAAGGAAATTATAATAATACTCCGAATACCTGTGTTGGGTGCCATCTAGAGGATTATGATGCTACAAAAGATCCGGATCATAAAGTGGCTCAATTCCCAACAGACTGTGCTACCTGTCACAGCGAAAGCACATGGGTTCCATCTACTTTTAATCACGATGGATTATATTTTCCGATATACTCCGGTACACATAAAATGCTTTGGGATAAGTGTGTGGATTGCCATACCAACCCAACTGATTACAAACAATTTACTTGTATTGGTTGTCACATCAATCCAGAAACAGATGAAGATCATTTGGGTGTTGGTGGATATATTTATGCAAGCTTTGCTTGTTTAGCATGTCATCCAACAGGTGAAAAGAAAATGGCTTTTGATCATAATCTCAGCCAATTTCCACTCACAGGAGCTCATAAGGTTGTGGATTGCAAGGAATGTCATGTGAATGGATTCAAGGGTACTCCAACCGAATGTAATCAGTGTCACATCAGTGATTATAATAATTCTTCAAATCCAAGTCATGTTAATTTAAATCTTTCAACCGATTGTGCTTCTTGTCATACGACTGCACCTGGTTGGGAGCCTGCCCGTTTTGATATTCATGATAATTTTTACGTTTTAGATGGAGCCCACGCGAGTATATCCAACGACTGTAAAGCATGCCATCATGGAAATTATAATAGCACACCAAGTACTTGTGTGGGATGTCATAACACGGATTATAATAATTCATTAAACCCAAGGCATGCAGCTTTAAACATTCCTAAAGATTGTTCTACCTGTCACACCACAGCACCTGGATGGGCGCCTGCCACTTTTGATATTCATAACAATTATTACGTACTTGATGGTGCTCACGAGCCTGTTGCAAAGGATTGTTTTATTTGTCATAAAGGAAATTATAACAATACCCCAAATACTTGTGTAGGTTGTCATCTGTCTGATTTTAATTCTTCTATTAATCCGAACCATGTTAGTTTGAATATTCCAAAAGATTGTGCAAGTTGTCACACTACTGCGCCGGATTGGGAGCCAGCTACCTTTGGAATCCATAACAATTATTATGTTTTAGCAGGGGCACATGCAATAATCGCCAACGATTGTGCTACTTGTCATCATGGAGATTACAACAACACACCAAATACTTGTTACGGTTGTCATCAAGCTGATTATAACAATACCAATAATCCAGACCATCAGGCTGCAAATTTCCCAACAACATGTGCTACCTGTCACAGCCAGACTGCGTGGACTCCAGCTTCGTTTAATCATGATGGTTTATATTTTCCAATCTATTCAGGAAAACATAAGAATGAATGGAATCAATGTTCAGATTGTCATACTAATTCTTCGAATTATAAAATTTTCAGTTGCTTTTCCTGTCACCCAAAAGGAGAAATGGATAATGAACACAATGGTGTAAATGGGTATTCTTACAATAGTGCGGCATGTTATTCATGTCATCCGCAGGGTAAAAAATAAAGATATTTTGCATAAGTCAATTTTGGCGTTTGGTTTTCTTTTAGTGCTGTTCGGAACTGCATTGACGGCCCAGTCAAAATATAAAATTATAGAAGGAGTAATATCCTACAAGAATGCCAGCAATATTTATATTAAATTTTACTCCACTCAGGAATTGAATATTGGAGATACTTTATACCTAAGTGAAGACAATACTAATACACCCATGTTTATCATTCAACATAAATCATCCATATCTTGTGTATGTAGTCAAATCGGAACTTTTAAAATATCAACAGGATTAAAAGTTTATGCCAAACTATTGATTAAAGAACAGGTTATTATTGAACAGATCACCCCATTAAAAAAGGACAGTAATGAGATTCAGACACTTGAGATCATTACAAATGCTCAGGATTCCATCCAATTATACAAACAGAACGAAAAGAAATCTACAAGAAAGGAGTTAATCAACGGTCGATTTTCATTTTCGACAAATGGTGATCTGGATAATCCTGAACATGCAAGATTTACCCGGATAAGGATCTCCAATTCACTTAACCTCAGTAATATTAATTCTTCTAAATTTTCCTTTCAAAGTTATTTGACTTACAGGCATCGTTATGGAATTGATCAGGAGGCCGTTGGTTTTTTTGATGACTTTAAAGTGTATACTCTGGCAGCAGGATATGAGATAAATTCCAAAAGTAATATTTGGTTGGGGCGAAAAATAAATTCAAATATTGCGAACATGGGTGCTCTTGATGGAATTCAATATGAACACTCTATTGGTAAATTTGTTGCAGGTGTTCTGGCAGGGACAAGACCGGATGTTTTTAATTATGGATTTAATGGTAAATTGGCTCAGGCAGGTGTATACCTAGTTCAAAATACCGAGTCCAAAAATGGTTTGATGCAGACATCTCTTGCATTTGTTGAGCAACACTACAACGGAAACGTCGATAGGCGATTCACCTATTTTCAACACAGCAATAACATTGTCAAGAATTTGAATTTTTTTCTTTCTGTAGAAATGGATTTATACCAACGTATTCAGGAAAGCAGTAAGCAAACATTTAGATTGACGAGTTTCTATTCCAATCTGAGATATAGAATTAATCGCCGTATATCCATTCAGGCATCCTATGATAATCGTAGAAACGTAATTTATTATGAATCTTTTAGAAATATTATTGACCAATTGTTAGCACAAGAGACCAGACAAGGATTGAGATTTCAGATTAATTATGCGCCGATAAAATTTGTTTCCATCAATGGCAGTACTTTTTTAAGATTTCAAGGAGTCAATGCAAAGCCTACAACCAATCACATGCTTAATTTAAATTTTGCAAATATTCCTGGTACAAGAATTTCTGCATCACTTTCTGCAAATTATTTAGAAACTGAATATATTAAGGGTACAACATTTAGTGGACGTGCATACCGGGATTTTTTTAAATCAAAATTTACCGTTGAACTTAATTTTCGTCAAAGCAATTATACCTATGGTAATTCCGAACAGAGAATTCAACAAGATATTGCTGGTCTCAGTTTAAGTTACCAGATAAGTAGATTATCCTCAATTTTGTTAAATTTTGAATCCGGGTTCGGAGATGGCTCTGAGTATAACCGTTATTTTGCAACTTATTTACAAAGATTTAAAAACAAGAAAAAAACTAATTAAAAATGAAATCCACTCTATACTTCATTGTACTTACATTTATTACCTTCTTAGCTTGTGATTCAAAACCGAAAGTTATAGTTGCTGATGAAAAAACAGAAACTTCAACGTTGTCAAACACAGATCAAAGTTCAGAAGCATTTTCAAGTACCACTTCTGATGTACATCAGGTAGTAATTGGTGAGATTTTAAATACAGAAAGATATACCTATGCTGAAGTTACGGAGAATCAGGAAAAATTCTGGATTGCTGTACCTAAGCAAGAGCTTGTAAAGGGTCATACCTACTATTACCGGGGAGGTCTTAAAAAGACTAATTTTCAAAGTCAGGAATTCAATCGTGTTTTTGATGTGGTATACTTGGTATCCAATATAATTGATTCAAAGGAGCATCCCGGGGGGAATTTGGGGGATGGAAGGCAAGCAGAAACTGCCCCTTCATCAGAGGGAAACACTAAGCCTGTAGCTGGTAGCATTAAGCTTTCTGAACTGATGAAGAATAAATCAAAATATGCAGGTAAAACAATATTAATTAGTGGTCAATGTGTAAAGGCAAATTATCAAATAATGGGTAAGAATTGGTTTCACATCCAGGATGGAAGCGAAGTTGCAGGAAAGAAATCAGATTTAACGGTTACGACTTCGGATGCCATACAAATGGGTGAGCAGGCCGCTTTTGAAGGTAAAATCGTTTTGAACAAAGATTTCGGAGCGGGTTATAAATATGAAATCATCATGGAAGATGCGTTATTGAAAAAATAATTTGAAAGGACTGGATCAAATCATAAAACCATTTTTAAATTTTCTTTTGTAATTTACATAGGCAAGTAAGCTGAGTAATCCAAGAGCGATTGAAGTATAATAAACGACTGGTGGAATTGGGACAGGATCCCCTGCTGCATAAGAGTGCAATCCCGATAGATAATAATTAACTCCATAGTAGGTCATGATTACTGTAGCAAATCCGAATAGACTTGCAAAATTATAAGCAAACATGCTTTGCAAAGTTGGAATAAATCGCATATGCAAAATAAAAGCGTAAACTAAAATTGTTACCAGTGCCCAGGTTTCCTTTGCATCCCATCCCCAATAACGTCCCCATGATTCATTAGCCCACACCCCTCCCAAATAGGTTCCGATACTTACCATGATAAGTCCTCCGGTGATGGTAATCTCACTGACTATAGTTAATTCCTGTATGGATCTTTTTATCACATGAGAGTTGGAAGAATTTGCTAAAGTCATCAACAATAAATTCAACATCCCTATTACAGCACCCAACATCAAAAAGCCATAGCTTCCGGCTTCCATGGAAACGTGGATGGTTAACCAATAGGATTTTAAAACCGGAACTAATGGCGTAATTTCAGGATCAAGCCAACTCATACTCGCCACTAATAATATAGTTGCTGCAAGTATGCATGTTGCAGTAAGTCCACCAATAGACTTTCTGGAAAAAATTAGACCTGCCAAAAGTGTAGTCCAGGCAATGTAAATCATGGATTCATACCCATTGCTCCATGGCGCATGACCTGAAACATACCAACGCATACCTAAGCCCGAAGTATGAAAAACAAAAGCAATTAATAATATATAGAAGGCAATTTTTGTTATGCTGCTACTTTTGACTTTCTGATTGAATACACTAAAGATAAAAAGTACAAGTAAAATTAATCCCATAAAACCATAAACTTTTAGCAGGACCGAAAACACTTTAAGTTTATTTAACCATAATTCCGTTTTAATTTGTGCATCAGAAGGCATGATGGATGCTGAAACAGATTTTTGAAAGTCTGTAAGCTTATTTAGTAATTCATCAGGTTTTGACCAATCCCTGGATTCAAATGATTCAGTCAAGGCGATCGCATATTCTTTAAAAAAGTCCTTTACAAAGTCGGCAGAGACATTATTGTTATTTTCGGTATCCGCAGGGGAAGCCCAGGTGTTTTTCGGATCATTGATCACCGGTAATATTTTCAACAGTCTGGCAGAGAAAACCATATTGGCAATATTTACTTTCTCATCCAGTTTGATGACAGCTTTTTCCAAAGTGCCATGGTCTTTAGGGTTCATGGCTTGAGCAGACCGAACAAATTCTTTTAATTTGTAGGATCCTTCGTCATTGAAAAAACTTCTATAGCTAGTCAGACCTTCTTGCACTCCTAATGTCATCAAAACTTCCGGATGATTGCCGGTTTGGATTATAGGGACCCTTTCCCAGCTTTCCGGAGAAAGGATCATGGATATAAAAATTTCTTCAGCACTGTGGTCAAAGAGTTGTTCTTTTTTTGAAAGCTTTCGCAACACCTCATTTGCCAATGTATTGAATGGTTTAAATCTCCCCTCAAAATCCTGCACAACAATTTTACCTAATTTTTCAGCATGGTCTTTACTGACTACAAATATGGGTTGAGTGGATTCCGGATTAGCCTTTAGTTCTGCATGTATTGGGAAAGTCAAAAAAATTGAAATAATTATAAATGTTTTCTGCATCTCTAATTCTTTGAGTTTGCTCATTAGATATGCAAATCTGGTTTTTGGAAGAAAGAAAATTAATAGAAGCCCAAGGGTTAATAATATATAACCAATATATGAAATCCAAGTACCCCACATATCATGATTAACACTTAGATAAGTACCTAATTCATCCTGGTCGAAAGAGGATTGGAAAAAGCGGTAACCTTTATAATCCAAAACATGGTTCATATAAATGCGTTGATTTCTTTGGTAATTATCTGCAGGATCGTTTAATGTTACCTCGCTGGCATAAGATGATGGATTATCTGTTCCAGGATACCTGTCCAGTATGAAATCGTTTAATTTAATGGAGAACGGAACTTTAATTATTTTGGATCCATAGGAAATACCCAATTTGAAATCTTCAGTTTCGATAAATTTGGCTTCACCTTCCTCACCTTTTCTTCCCAATAAATTTAGAGTATGTGGTATGTTATTGACAGAAACATTTAATTGGAGAGCAACCATACTCTCATTTTTTACTTTTGGATCTTTAGATTCTGTAATTAGTTTAGCTGAAGGTGCAAATTCACCAATTACAAAATTGGAAGAACCTAATGAATATAAAGATCTTGTTTTTAATGGCCAATAGTTGATGTCAGGATAAAGCGTGTCCAACTTTTGAGTAGCCATGACCATCTGAGTAATAGGTTGGTCAGTTTTAAAAAGAAGAGAATCATTTCTAAATATGATATTGACATATCCCGGAATTTCTTCTTTGCTGAAATTAATTCTTGTTCCACCAAGGTTCAGTTTATCACCTTGCTTCACGTGATATTCTTCCCTACCTCTGGCTCCTCCAACAACTACTTTGAGGATGGTTGTACCATCTGGATCTTCAACCATTTGTTCTACCGGATTGGGTATAAAATTTAAAAGTTCGGTTTCAATAAGTTTATCTCCTATCTGATAACTTTTCTTAAAACTATTCTTTCCCAAACTGGCAAAAAGAACAGGTTCCTCAAAAGAATAGGATTTACCATTCATTATGAGTTTAAAATTCAGGTAAGTCTCGGCAGAAATAAATTCATTGGAGGATTTATTTTCTCTGATGTGCATCATGCCTTCGTAGCCAAAATATCTGGTTACACCGGCACCAATTATAATCAGTATGATAGCAGAGTGAAAAATTAAGGAAGCCCATTTTTTTTGAGGAATTAGTCTGAACCTATGGATATTTACTAAAATGCAAATTCCAAATAAAATGAGGAGCAACTCAAACCAATAAGATTTAAAGATCACTTTTTGAGCGGCACTGGTCCCGAAATCATTTTCTATAAAAGTAGCGGCACCTATAGCAAATGCAAAAAGTAACATGTAGACTGCTGCAGCTTTTGTGGAAAATAGAAAGTCTTGAACTTTTGAAAAAAAATAAATAATGTTAGACATGACGTATGCAAATCTTTAAGGTGCAAAGTTAGTTCATTCTGATGAAACAAACGGCTTACTGTCCCAAAAGAAAAGACATTTATGGAAGTAAAAACTAAATCAATTTTTGCAATCGAGAAATTTACTA
Coding sequences:
- a CDS encoding SH3-like domain-containing protein, whose protein sequence is MKSTLYFIVLTFITFLACDSKPKVIVADEKTETSTLSNTDQSSEAFSSTTSDVHQVVIGEILNTERYTYAEVTENQEKFWIAVPKQELVKGHTYYYRGGLKKTNFQSQEFNRVFDVVYLVSNIIDSKEHPGGNLGDGRQAETAPSSEGNTKPVAGSIKLSELMKNKSKYAGKTILISGQCVKANYQIMGKNWFHIQDGSEVAGKKSDLTVTTSDAIQMGEQAAFEGKIVLNKDFGAGYKYEIIMEDALLKK
- the ccsA gene encoding cytochrome c biogenesis protein CcsA, translated to MSNIIYFFSKVQDFLFSTKAAAVYMLLFAFAIGAATFIENDFGTSAAQKVIFKSYWFELLLILFGICILVNIHRFRLIPQKKWASLIFHSAIILIIIGAGVTRYFGYEGMMHIRENKSSNEFISAETYLNFKLIMNGKSYSFEEPVLFASLGKNSFKKSYQIGDKLIETELLNFIPNPVEQMVEDPDGTTILKVVVGGARGREEYHVKQGDKLNLGGTRINFSKEEIPGYVNIIFRNDSLLFKTDQPITQMVMATQKLDTLYPDINYWPLKTRSLYSLGSSNFVIGEFAPSAKLITESKDPKVKNESMVALQLNVSVNNIPHTLNLLGRKGEEGEAKFIETEDFKLGISYGSKIIKVPFSIKLNDFILDRYPGTDNPSSYASEVTLNDPADNYQRNQRIYMNHVLDYKGYRFFQSSFDQDELGTYLSVNHDMWGTWISYIGYILLTLGLLLIFFLPKTRFAYLMSKLKELEMQKTFIIISIFLTFPIHAELKANPESTQPIFVVSKDHAEKLGKIVVQDFEGRFKPFNTLANEVLRKLSKKEQLFDHSAEEIFISMILSPESWERVPIIQTGNHPEVLMTLGVQEGLTSYRSFFNDEGSYKLKEFVRSAQAMNPKDHGTLEKAVIKLDEKVNIANMVFSARLLKILPVINDPKNTWASPADTENNNNVSADFVKDFFKEYAIALTESFESRDWSKPDELLNKLTDFQKSVSASIMPSDAQIKTELWLNKLKVFSVLLKVYGFMGLILLVLFIFSVFNQKVKSSSITKIAFYILLIAFVFHTSGLGMRWYVSGHAPWSNGYESMIYIAWTTLLAGLIFSRKSIGGLTATCILAATILLVASMSWLDPEITPLVPVLKSYWLTIHVSMEAGSYGFLMLGAVIGMLNLLLMTLANSSNSHVIKRSIQELTIVSEITITGGLIMVSIGTYLGGVWANESWGRYWGWDAKETWALVTILVYAFILHMRFIPTLQSMFAYNFASLFGFATVIMTYYGVNYYLSGLHSYAAGDPVPIPPVVYYTSIALGLLSLLAYVNYKRKFKNGFMI